A region of the Gopherus flavomarginatus isolate rGopFla2 chromosome 3, rGopFla2.mat.asm, whole genome shotgun sequence genome:
ttaattatactaccttatacaaaaatgcagagatttatctacagcTGCATTGATTGACTgttgtgtgcagtaatatagtgacccctgggactttgaatgaggctttatacttgtGGGGGGCAATGAGTGGTGAGTTGGGGGCAAGCAGTGAGCCGGCAGggatgggggtttctggcaggggagggagaaggtgaaaggaggcaAGTAGTGGATGGAGGACTgactaggagggatgcagcaagccggctagggagtgaagaggggtgtgatgaTGGGGCCAAGCAGAGAGGGggtgggtcctattttactgctgtgatctggtcaccctatgggtgctgtttctttccccctgcccccttccttttCGGCCCACAGCTGCTTTgatggggcagcgctggggaaggagggtttgtttccacagggcgggcagcactggtgggggggtggtttccatggggctgggcggtgctgggtgtgtgtgtttcGGGGGGGCTAGGCAGCACTGGGAGCGGgcacaattttatattcttgccttgGGTGCAAAAATAAGTAGTAATGGCTCTGCTTTCCCACCCTCTTTCAGATAGGGCCAGCTCTCTCTCTGCTGAGCCTTTGTGGCCCAGCTGACACCACTTTCAGTTCTCCATGTGTTACAGATTATGGGCAGGAAGGAGCAGCCATCACCCTTGTGTGGGGATTGCAGCAACAGAACTACAGGAGCCAAAAGAGACCTCGGTGCTAAATGGCCTTATTTATTACACCTCTGTAAATGTGCCCAGCCAGGCAAATATACAGCTTGTTTACTATGTAACCTTTCACTTCATACTTCTGCATCCCTGTGTAGAAAGTGGCCTATATTTTTTGTCTGGAGAGgtacaaacaacaaaacaaaacaaaacaataaataaatccaTTGGTCATTTACCACTTTAAGTATCATGGGTCAGTTCATGCCTGCACAGGAGCCTGACTTCATAATTAATACACCACATGTGAGTATTTAGTTAAATCATCCCTCCCTAAGCATTACATATTCAAATTTATGAGAATTTAATCACAGTCAGCCACTAAACAAAGTTCCATGCTAACATGCACAACTGACatacacccccctgccccagccaaccATGGCAGAAGTCTACCTTGCCAAAGGTGGGCAGAGGAAGAGTTCTGTATCCTCTGGCTTTGCGTACAACAACCTTCTCTGTCTGTCAGTGCAGTCAAAGGGGACAGGGAAGTCAGTTCATCAGGCACAGGAATCCAGCTATCTTGGAAGAGCCTAGAGGGAGCAAATGAAGCTAAAGGAAAAGGAGTTTTTAGTAAGGAGTGTATGTCTGTGAGGATCTCATCAGAGAAAGCTAGGAAGGAGGAAAAACATGAAATGCCAGAGCTCTGTTAGAAAGGAGGGATAACTAGCATGTAGAATAGGCTACTAAATACAGGGCTGGAAGCTGCAATCATGAATATATTTTGTGTAGTGCTATGCaattggggggggggtgacatTAAATGGGTACTAAACTTCTGCAAAATTTCTGCCACAGCTGTTCTCCTTTCCTTTAGTGGAAAGAGATTACTGTCATGCATCACTAACTGGGGGGTAATTAAGAGAGATTCCCACAGTAATATAATAACCACGTTGAAATTATACCCACCGGCAATGAACAGAAATGGAAAATCAGTTATACCTTTTTATCCCAATTCTCTTTTACACTGACATGCCTTGAAGGGTGTCAGAGAATAATTTACACCCAATTTAAGCCCTCTTTACATTACCAGCAGAGTGTTAAGGAGCCTTTGCGTAAATCAGAACCAGGCCTAGAGTCCTTGAGAAGCCACATGCAATGAGAGGGCCATATCCCAAACTGCTGCAAACCAGAGAAGCTCCATTCACTCCAGTGGAACTACACTGATTCATAAGAGCTGAGGCACTAGCCCAGTATGTGTCTTTTCTAAGAATCCACTTCTGATAACCTTTAATTTGATGGGTAGTTCCCCATTCAATCATTTCTGATCAAATTATATATAGGTTGCCTATAGCAAGGTATTGCAATTgcttgtctgtacctttaagttTCCCTTTGTTAGTTAATGTTCTACCAAAACAGTGTTAATTATAGaaactgaaatcaatgtttaaTTGCTTGGTAGAGTAATTTTAACACAGTTAGTTGAATTACTCTATAGTCAGAGATCCCCTTTGACCATTCATTAGGTTATCAAGCTTCTGGATGGGATTCAAAACTTCATCCCAGAACAATGTGTGCTTTTTATTTCTGCAAAGTATTACACTGCTGACATTTATTTTGTGATCAACTAGAACTCCCAGATCCTcatctgctgtactccttcctaggcagtcatttcccatttgatATTTGTGCAAtggattattccttcctaagtgtaataTTGCatgtgtccttattgaatttcagcctatttatttctgaccatttctccactttgtcaATATCATTTTGAATTTCCAATCCTCTCCTCCAGAGTGCTTGCAACCActcccaactttgtatcatccaaactttataagtgtactctttataccattatctaaatcatttatgaatttaaATAGAATCCACGCAGGACAGATCTTTACAGgtccccacttgatatgcctttccagcttgactgtgaaccattcaTAACTATTCCGAGTATGCTTTTCCAACCATTTGTGCACCTACCTTCTAGTAGATTCATgtaggctatatttctctagtttgtttatgaaaatgtCATGAGGGCCAgtaccaaaagccttactaaagtcaagatatatcacatctacttctcccccactccacaaagcttgttaccctgtcaaaggaggACGTTAGGTTGGTTTGAtccgatttgttcttgacaaatccatgttgaccattacttatcaccttgttatcttctaggtgcttacgtATTGTTTGATTTACTCTCTTCTTCTGAGTACCAGTGTTAACATGACTGGTATGTAATCCCTGGggtgtccttattcccctttctaTAGATAGGTACTAGATTTTCCCTCTTCCAATCCTTTAGGATCTCTCCTGTCCGCCACAAGTTCGCAAAGGTAATTGTTAACGGCTCACAGACCTGGTTGAAGAGATCTTTAAGTATTAAGATTTATTTCACCAGACTCtgctgatttgaagacatctaacctATGTAATTCTTAATGTGTTTTGtcctattttagcctcaaatCATACTCCATTTACATGGATCACTATTTCAGTCATCCCATCACaactaacctttttagtgaaaaataagaattgctgcattttctgttattgtctctcTTCTCATTGAATGatgggcctaccttgtcctttctcttgtatttgtaaaatgttttcttactAATATTTATGTCCCCTACCTAGTTTAAGCTCATTTCATGCCTTGGCCTGTTGAGTTTTGTCCTTACATGGTTGTGTTGTTTTTGATACTCATGATCTTCTTAATTTAACCTCATTTTAACATTTTGTAGGACTctctttttgagtttcagatagtTGCTGTTCTCTTGGTTAAGTCAGTGTGGTGtcttaccatacttcctatctttcctccACATTAGGATAGTTTTCTCTTGTGCccttaacatctctttaaaaaacTGCTAACTCTCAACCGTTGTCCATATGAGAAGTAATAAATGTCCCAACTTCCTGAGCACATTGTAGTTCTGCTGGTGAGTTTGCCATTTGAAACAAGTCTTTTATGTTGACAGTTCCAACCTTCCACACATCAATATTAACTATCACACTGACGTTCTCCTGAAGGTAATGTAGAAAGTAACCCCTACTACAAAAGTCACCGTAGAGATCCACAAAGCATCATGCTTCTTGGTATTGATGTTCACCCTTCTATTAGGTAACAAAGCCCTAAAGCCGTAGAAGTATTACCCCACTGCACAATACATTCAGTTCCAACAGCTGACTGCTTTCTTAGCCTAAGGGTAAGTGGAGCAGAGAGAAGGCCGATCTTATTAATGATTCAACTTCTACTCTTTATGAAGGAAGTGGGCAGGGATGTCACTAACTTGTCCATAACTATTAttccaggcctggatcaactgaaCCAGCTTGATAGCCACCGCAACCCTTAGCACGATTATGACTTAGGTAAGTGATAAACAGGAAGTTGTAGCACATCACAAACAGGACTGGCTGTTGTGAATAAGAGTCCCATCATGTTAAGACAAAATAGGATTAAGTAGATTTCTGGCTTGTGCTTATTAGGTGTTCATTGATAAAATATaaataagatttaaaaacaaaaacaaaactgaatcCATAGTTTGACAGAGGAATTTCAAGTTTTAATACCAGACATTTTAGCCTGTTCCCCAAGAAAGATGGAAGAAGATGGCTGAATATCCAGTGCAGTCCACAGAAGTAAGAGAAATAATGTCTAACCACAAGTGGCTCCTTCATTCTGGTATAACTTGTTTAAAAGGTAGAAAAACCAAGTTATATTTGAGAAGAATGTAGCTAcattaacaaacattttaaaacagtcaATATGATTTCACATTTGAATGCTCAAAGCTAGCACTACTAAACTGAAGCTGCAAGACAAATTCCATTATCATCTAGGCTTAAAATATACATCTCATATAAAAGCTGCAGAGACTGATTCATACATCCCAGAAGAGATGAGGTATTTTAAACTGTGCAAGACTTAAATCAGTTTAAGAACCTGTAAGATCTTTTCATCCATGAGTGCTTAGACAATTGCACTGCCATCTTTGCTGAACTTTCTGTGCATTCAATAGTTCCATGTTTAAAGAATCCAAGAAAAAGAGCacagattgtttttttaaaaactttaaaaaaggtaGCAAAATATAAAGTAAGTTCTCCAGTCTATTAGCATTAAAATTCTTAGTTATTCTTCAAGCAAATCTGATGTAGGGAGGTGGTTTGGATAGTTCTTCCTCTGCATCCAAGTCTTGATCTGGAAACTGCACTGAGGAATTAAAGATTCTGTTCCCATGACCTacatgagagggagagagaggggaaaaaagatacGATAATGGAATATACTGTAGCtgcttgggccaaatcctgagttcCTTACTTTGTTTTCAGTCACTACCAGGATTTGGCTTGTAATACATATTCAGTAGATGATACTGTATGGAGTGATCACCTTAAACCCCAAAATGATCTCTCTAGGAGTTGGAAGGGAGGAGAAAGTTACTTACTTTGCACAGTGCAAACCAGTTCCACAGTCTGCTGCGGATCCTCAGCAGGTTGTAACCATTCCTACAGATGAGATTTATATTTTAATCTTTCCATTGCTAGTCAAACATGGATGATGTTCTTATGCAATCTTATAATCCAGTTTAGAAATTATCCTTGAGAGTAAACTTTGAATTTgtgtgtacagtagaacctcagttacgaaCTGACCAACCACGCACCTCATTTGGgatcagaagtacacaatcaggtggcagcagagacaaaaaatagCATATACACTACACTACTgtgttaaactactaaaaaaaggaaagcagcattttccttctgcatagcaaagtttcaaagctgtgttaaatcaacattcagttgtaaacttttgaaatgaCAACCATAACATTTGTTCAATTATGAAcgtttcagagttacgaacaacctccattcccaaggtgttcataactgaggttctactctaGTTTATCTGAAAGGAGGCTAATTTTAATGTACTAGATTTAAATTTCATTGCCTTTTCTCCCAAAGGAGGGTGTAGTTTAACATGTGGAATTAAATAGTGCCATTCATCACTTGATTTACATGTCGTTTTTGACATGCATATATGATAGCCTGATACTTTATCCAAATTCCTTTTCTTGATATGTCATGTAgtcaatttttatttatattctggTAAAATAGGGGGAAAATGTGATTTTGTACAAGTTGTTTATTCAATCCACTAGAAGTCCTCCTTCCCTACACTAATTTAAAAATCAGGAAAGTGAGCTAGAAAACTGGAGTCACAATATTCAGAGAGATTTTATAATACATAGCTCAGATCCTTAATGAAATCTGCTTGGTCAGTGATAGTGCTGGTTGAACGTTTACAGAGTTTGCAGTTTTTACACAAAAGAGGGACAGTTTTCCTGAAAATTGCTTCTTTGTCCTGACTGGCTCTACTGTAGTGCATGCACACAGACAAATAAGCTTAGAGAGGTATTTACATTTAAATCTAGTACATTAAAACATGAAGTCTTACTGGTATGAGTTTGGGATGACACTTTACTCATAGTTTATGCAGAGCATCCAAAACAGGTGCTAGTAAAACCTTTACAAATCATGATGAAGTTTGTATTTGCTATAGTTTACAGGAAGTGCAGAGTTTAAACTTATAGGGTTATTTTATCCATCAACTGGTACTTCAATTGTTTTTGTAAACCAACGTGCCCTAATACAGGCCTCAAAAGGAAGAGAGGCGATTACTAAGACACTTCAGAAACTTCTAAAATGCCTTTCCTCATCTAGCATTACAAGTTTGATGTCTTGTGATCTACCAGGACTAGGACAATAGTCTGAGAGCATTAGGAAGAGGTATCCCCAGCTCAAGGTCACAAAGGCACATCTTACACTCCAGGCATTTAAAAGAAGATATCAGACCTGCCTTTCATCAGATAAGCCAGTCAGATACACTAATCCACACAGTTTTTCCTATGTACCACATGTGATGCAATAGAATTAGAAACTAATGTTCAAAAAATCAGCACTTACATACCATTCCAGTTACATTGTCATAACATGAACAACGTGGAAGACTTCGGCAGCCCATGTAAGCAATAACTAGCACAATGAAAGCACTGCAGGTAGATGCAATTAACATTGCTACATTGGCTCCTTTGACAAGTTTATCAAGCACAAACTTCTGTAATAGAAAAAGGAAATGTCAGATGGCTCAACAATGCAGGCTGTAGCTTTAAGTTATATTCCAAAACAAGGTTTTGATTAGTGACTGAAATTCTTTATCTGTAGTGTATGTCCTTTTTCCATTGTAAAAATCTTTACTACTTTTACATGTCAACGGGGCAATACAATAGTTCATTTTAGTATTGATATACTTTTAAATCAGTAACATCACTGATGTTGAGGGGAGACATTTctcttctgtatttttttttttttttttttactacccTCTGCAGAGGCAACAATAATTTCCTATCAATTTTGTACTATATAGTCAAGTTTGAAATTAACAGGAATTTTGTTTAAAGTTCATTGTATTTAACACTTTGTTCCAACACAAGTGCACACCAGCATTGACTAATGTCAGCTTTGGAAATAGTTTTACTGATGCAGCAAAGGTACAGCAAAGTAAATACTGAAGGATCATCCCcttagatcagtggtctccaacctttatACACATAGggtcactttttgaatttaagtgcaacccaggatctacctggccccttccctgagaccccactccattcctcctcttcccccccaccccgtggGTCTCCATTGCTTGCTTGCTCGCCTTACATCCAAGACCTCAAAGCATTTCAGAGAGATGGGTACATTTTCTTTTTACACTTTACCCACCTTTTACAAATATGCAAACTGAGGtgcagaaaggttaagtgacttgcccagagtcataCTGCAAGCTTTGATGGAGTTGGGACTCAAGCCCCTagaccataggcgctgactccgtgtgtgcactggggctggagcacccatagggaaaaattggtgggtgctctgcacccaccggcagccaagctcccccccccccagctcacctctgacCCCTCCCATGAGCGCGCCGCGTCCCCGCttctcctcccagagcttgccactgccaaacagctgtttcgcagcgtaacaagctctgggagggacgaGGGAGGAGTGAGAACAccgtgtgctcaggggaggaggcaggacaaGGATTTGGGGAAgaagtccaataggggcagggaggggacggaGTTGGGATGGGGACAGGGTCACGCATCCCCGGCACCAGAAGTTGGCGTCTATGccctagaccagtgcttctcaaagccagtctgctgcttcttcagggaaagcccctggcgggctgggacggttggtttacctgccgcatccacaagtttggccgatcacagctcccatttgccatggttcgtcgctccaggccaacggggactgcaggaagcggtgcgggccaaggggatctgctggccgcccttcccacccacagcccccattggcctggagtggcgaaccgcggccactgggagctgcgatcggccaaacctgtggacacagcaggtaaacaaaccatcccagcccaccaggggctttccctgaacaagcggcagcccgactttgagaagcactgccctaGACTACTCTGCAGTTTAGTGAAGATGCTGAGTTATCTTGTAATTTGTTTTATAACAAGCTAATGGCTTCCCTTCCTATCCCATTCAAAGATATTCATTATTTGAACTTGGAACAGATATTCTAATTTCTCAGTATTTCCAATCACAATACGCCTCAATCTTGGTTGGTGTTCCTATGTGTTTCCATAATCCAATAAAATTGTATGAATGGATTCTGTGGCCCAGAGGGTAAACGGGTTTTAGATCAATTTAAGTTAGAATGTTGACTGTTTTGATCTTCACTGTTCCTGTTCTCCTACACTCAATTTCATATCAAGGACTATCGGTACCAACTCTCCAGTTATATAGGCTACGTGCTGTAATAGCCACCAAGTACTCCCATCTCATGGAGAACATCTCCAAAGTATTTATGTTCTGCAAGGCAAGAACCCAGATCTTCACCATTGCATGTTCTCTCTATGGGGAAGACCCCATGTTCCTAACATATTTTGACCACTGGGTTCCTTGCTATTGATGTCTCCTAGGATAGAAGTTCAGTATCCTAAGAATTTCCACATCCGAGAAAGCCGTGGTCCATCTATTTCTGCATTCTCTCTTGGACAATAGCAAGTACCAGGAAAATATTATACCGTGATTCTCCAAAGAATCACAGAGCTTCCTGCATTCAGCAATAATAAACTGATTTTAGAATTGTTGGTGTATGCCTAGTTTGCACATACTGAAAGGAACTACGAAGTCTGGATTGCATTTCTACAAAAGGAAGCGCAATTTTGTCACAAAATACTACCGCTTACCGTATGAATAACATGAACTGGCTCATGTGTGAACATCTCATCTTCTTCACCATAGCTTAAAGTTAAGGAAGCATAGACAACTACAATGATGGTGGCAAAACAAGAAAATATAGAAGCTACTATCATTGCATTCACCTGTA
Encoded here:
- the LOC127047834 gene encoding uncharacterized protein LOC127047834 isoform X2: MDRYRYFIFNQKSMVVLGFLQIASAAVCVISGLMDGTFRTESALSKTRAPIWAGMVNAMIVASIFSCFATIIVVVYASLTLSYGEEDEMFTHEPVHVIHTKFVLDKLVKGANVAMLIASTCSAFIVLVIAYMGCRSLPRCSCYDNVTGMEWLQPAEDPQQTVELVCTVQSHGNRIFNSSVQFPDQDLDAEEELSKPPPYIRFA
- the LOC127047834 gene encoding uncharacterized protein LOC127047834 isoform X1, whose product is MDRYRYFIFNQKSMVVLGFLQIASAAVCVISGLMDGTFRTESALSKTRAPIWAGMVMAVPGILALFSSQKKNPVLVNAMIVASIFSCFATIIVVVYASLTLSYGEEDEMFTHEPVHVIHTKFVLDKLVKGANVAMLIASTCSAFIVLVIAYMGCRSLPRCSCYDNVTGMEWLQPAEDPQQTVELVCTVQSHGNRIFNSSVQFPDQDLDAEEELSKPPPYIRFA